The genomic interval GGCTCCGCTATCATCAAGGGCCGGGCGACGGACGTGATCGACATCGGTCATTTCCTGCCGATGGCCTTCGCCGACTGGTTCAAGCGCAAGGAGATGAGTGCGGCGGCCGCGACGCGGTCGGTGCTGCTGGTGGATGACAGCGCCTTCTTCCGCAACATGCTGGCTCCGGTTCTCAAGGCCGCAGGCTATCAGGTCCGACTCGCGACCAACGCGCAGGAAGGTCTCGTCGCGCTGCGATCGGGCCAGGGGTTCGACGTGATCCTCACCGATATCGAAATGCCGGACATGAACGGCTTCGAGTTCGCGGAGACCGTGCGCTCCGATCGCCGCCTGAGCGGCACGCCGATCATCGCGTTGTCGTCGATGATTTCTCCGGCCGCGATCGAGCGCGGCCGTCAGGCCGGCTTCCACGATTACGTCGCCAAGTTCGACCGGCCCGGCCTGATTGCGGCGCTGAAGGAACAGACCGCCGAAATGATCCGGGCGGCATGAAGGATCAGAGCATGACCAACGTCAATCAGGGCAGCGAAAACGCAATCACCGAATACGTCACCGCGACGATCGGCGGGCAGTTGTTCGGGCTGCCGATCTCGCGGGTGCACGACGTGTTCAAGCCGGAACGTCTGACCCGGGTGCCGCTGGCGTCGAGCGATGTCGCGGGCGTCTTGAATCTGCGCGGCCGCATCGTCACCGCGATCGATATGCGCGCGCGATTAGGCCTGCCGAAGGATGAGATCGATCGCCCGCCGATGGCCGTCGGTGTCGAACTGCGCGGCGAATCTTACGGACTTCTGATCGATTCGATCGGCGAGGTCATGAAGCTCCCGGACGAAGGCCGCGAGGTCAATCCGGCCAACCTCGATCCGCGGATGGCGGAGCTGTCGGCGGGCGTGCATCGGCTGGAGGGACAGTTGATGGTCGTTCTCGATATCGATCGTGTTCTGGAGATAGCGCCTGACAAGCTTGCGGCCTGAGAGCGGCCGCAGGTGATCGTCGCCGGGAAATGTCCCGTCGTGAAGGCTGAAGAGAGGCGGAGGCCGAAATGAAAACATGTCTGGTCGTGGATGATTCCAGCGTCATTCGTAAGGTCGCGCGACGTATCCTGGAAGGCTTCGATTTTCATATCGTCGAGGCGGAGGATGGCGAGAAGGCGCTGGACATTTGCAAGCGCGAGCTGCCGGATGCCGTGCTGCTGGACTGGAATATGCCGGTCATGGACGGTTACGAGTTTCTTCGCAACCTGCGCCGGATGCCCGGCGGCGATCAGCCGAAGGTGGTGTTCTGCACCACGGAGAACGATGTCGCGCACATCGCCCGCGCGCTCCATGCCGGCGCCAACGAATACATCATGAAGCCGTTCGACAAGGACATCGTGACGGCGAAGTTTCACGAAATCGGCCTGATCTGAAGCTCGCCGCGCCGGGAGCGGATTCCGGCCGGCCCCGATATCGTCTTTGTCCGTCGTTGCGTCTGGTGAGTTGGGTAATGAGTACTGCTGTGGCAAGTCCGGCGGCTTTGGATTCGGGGAAGCAGGAGCCGCTGCGTGTCATGGTGGTCGACGACTCGGTCGTCATTCGCGGGCTGATTTCCCGATGGATCGAGGCCGAGCCCGACATGGTGGTCGCAGCCTCGCTGCGCACCGGGCTCGACGCGGTCAACCAGGTCGAGCGCGCCAATCCGGACGTCGTCGTCCTCGATATCGAAATGCCTGAACTCGACGGCATTTCCGCGCTGCCGCAACTGCTGGCCAAGAAACGCAATCTCATTGTCATCATGGCCTCGACGCTGACCCGCCGCAATGCGGAGGTCAGTTTCAAGGCTCTGTCGCTCGGCGCTGCCGATTACATTCCGAAGCCGGAGAGCACCCGCGAGATCGCCGCGGCCGATATCTTCAAGCACGACCTGATCCAGAAGATCCGGCACCTCGCCGCAAAACGTCGTCGTCCGGCGGCGGTCGTCTCGCCGCCGCTGGCGCCGCGCGAGCAGGGACCGCGCTCCATCCCGGCCGCGCCGGCGCATCCGGCACCGGCGCTGCGCCCCTTCAGCACCCACGCCCCGCGCGCGCTGCTGATCGGCTCGTCCACAGGCGGGCCGCAGGCGCTGATGACGCTGGTGGCAGGAATAGGGCCGGTGATCGACCGCTATCCGGTGCTGATCACGCAACACATGCCGCCGACGTTCACGACCATTCTCGCCGAGCATCTGGCGCGCGCCGCTGGACGCCCGGCGCACGAGGGTGTGGATGAGGAGACCGTAAAGCCGGGTCAAATCTATCTCGCGCCCGGCGGCCGCCACATGCGCCTGGCCAGAAAGGGCGCAGGCGCCGTCATCGCGCTCGATGACGGGGCGGCGGTGAATTTCTGCAAACCGGCCGTCGATCCGCTGTTCACGTCGGCGATCGACGTCTGGCAGGGAGACGTTCTGGCCGTCATCCTGACCGGAATGGGATCGGACGGAATGCGCGGCGGCCAGCAAATCGTCGCGGCAGGAGGGAATGTCATCGCGCAGGACGAAGCGAGCAGCGTGGTGTGGGGAATGCCGGGCGCAGCCGCCCAGGCCGGAATCTGCGCGGCCGTTTTGCCGCTTCAACTGATCGCACCGAAGCTCGTTCGGCTGTTTGCGGGAGACCGTTCGTGACACCGCTTGATTTTGAGT from Nitrobacter sp. NHB1 carries:
- a CDS encoding chemotaxis protein CheW, yielding MTNVNQGSENAITEYVTATIGGQLFGLPISRVHDVFKPERLTRVPLASSDVAGVLNLRGRIVTAIDMRARLGLPKDEIDRPPMAVGVELRGESYGLLIDSIGEVMKLPDEGREVNPANLDPRMAELSAGVHRLEGQLMVVLDIDRVLEIAPDKLAA
- a CDS encoding response regulator, which translates into the protein MKTCLVVDDSSVIRKVARRILEGFDFHIVEAEDGEKALDICKRELPDAVLLDWNMPVMDGYEFLRNLRRMPGGDQPKVVFCTTENDVAHIARALHAGANEYIMKPFDKDIVTAKFHEIGLI
- a CDS encoding protein-glutamate methylesterase/protein-glutamine glutaminase is translated as MSTAVASPAALDSGKQEPLRVMVVDDSVVIRGLISRWIEAEPDMVVAASLRTGLDAVNQVERANPDVVVLDIEMPELDGISALPQLLAKKRNLIVIMASTLTRRNAEVSFKALSLGAADYIPKPESTREIAAADIFKHDLIQKIRHLAAKRRRPAAVVSPPLAPREQGPRSIPAAPAHPAPALRPFSTHAPRALLIGSSTGGPQALMTLVAGIGPVIDRYPVLITQHMPPTFTTILAEHLARAAGRPAHEGVDEETVKPGQIYLAPGGRHMRLARKGAGAVIALDDGAAVNFCKPAVDPLFTSAIDVWQGDVLAVILTGMGSDGMRGGQQIVAAGGNVIAQDEASSVVWGMPGAAAQAGICAAVLPLQLIAPKLVRLFAGDRS